One window of Dermacentor andersoni chromosome 7, qqDerAnde1_hic_scaffold, whole genome shotgun sequence genomic DNA carries:
- the LOC126534059 gene encoding uncharacterized protein yields the protein MVGKALFTTVVLLASVPFVTLNDVFKCAPNLCKKLDMRKFVGTREPIWTWNTTAKEDISCKVDVMKSLAEGSILFTRKFHISSELRPIAENYEGIFLKKQQNVMQLREPGHNFMAKETILYHSGRYHCAVIRVTPTLSNMKR from the exons ATGGTAGGAAAGGCACTTTTTACAACCGTTGTGCTTCTCGCATCAGTGCCATTCGTGACGTTGAATGATGTTTTCAAATGCGCACCAAACCTCTGCAAAAAACTGGATATGAGAAAG TTTGTAGGTACAAGGGAACCTATATGGACTTGGAATACAACCGCAAAGGAGGACATTTCATGTAAAGTGGACGTGATGAAGAGTCTGGCCGAAGGATCCATTTTATTCACTCGAAAATTTCACATTAGCAGCGAATT GCGTCCGATTGCTGAGAACTACGAGGGAATCTTTctgaaaaaacaacaaaacgtgATGCAACTACGCGAGCCAG GTCACAACTTTATGGCGAAGGAAACTATTCTTTATCACAGTGGAAGATATCACTGCGCAGTGATTAGGGTGACACCTACCCTAAGCA